The Clostridium sp. AWRP genome has a window encoding:
- a CDS encoding amidohydrolase: MDRTIIKNVNIITMNKEKEVIENGVVVINENIIEDIGKSELLKKYAGEKVIDGNNGILMPGMVNTHTHASMLPFRSLGDDLADRLKKYIFPLESKFVDRKFVYEGARAGIAEMLLGGVTTFADMYYFEDEVARVAKKMEIRAVLGETVLNFPSPDSKESYGGIEYGEEFIKNWREEELITPAIAPHAPYSNDTEHLVKAHNISQKYHIPMMMHVAEMDYETEKYKKEYNMTPVQYLDSIGILDENFVAAHLINITGEDLEIVSKTKIGIAHNMGANSKGAKGVSPAVKMYKRGMKIGLGTDGPMSGNTLDIITQMALVGKIHKLVNRDRTLFPAAEIIEMATIGGARALNMDKIIGSIEKGKNADLVVIETKSMNMQPIYDYYSAVVYSANPANVDTVIINGKVLVKDRKLIGMDINDIIDNVNSIKNSIIKFF, translated from the coding sequence ATGGATAGAACAATAATAAAAAATGTAAATATAATTACTATGAATAAAGAAAAAGAAGTAATAGAAAATGGAGTAGTAGTTATAAATGAGAATATAATTGAGGATATAGGAAAAAGTGAACTTTTAAAGAAATATGCTGGAGAGAAAGTAATAGATGGAAATAACGGAATATTAATGCCTGGCATGGTAAATACCCATACTCATGCATCTATGTTGCCATTTAGAAGTCTTGGAGATGATTTAGCCGATAGGCTTAAGAAGTATATATTTCCACTTGAAAGCAAGTTTGTCGATAGGAAGTTTGTTTATGAAGGAGCAAGAGCTGGAATAGCAGAAATGCTCTTAGGCGGAGTTACAACATTTGCTGATATGTATTACTTTGAAGATGAAGTTGCAAGGGTTGCAAAGAAAATGGAAATTCGTGCAGTATTGGGTGAAACAGTACTTAATTTTCCATCACCAGATTCTAAAGAATCCTATGGAGGAATTGAATATGGTGAAGAGTTCATTAAAAACTGGAGAGAAGAAGAATTAATAACTCCAGCAATAGCACCTCATGCTCCCTATAGTAATGATACTGAGCATTTAGTAAAAGCGCATAATATTTCTCAAAAATATCATATTCCAATGATGATGCATGTAGCAGAAATGGATTATGAAACTGAAAAATATAAAAAGGAATACAACATGACACCTGTACAATATTTAGATAGTATAGGAATTTTAGACGAAAATTTTGTAGCAGCACATTTAATAAATATAACGGGTGAAGATTTGGAGATTGTCTCCAAAACTAAGATTGGAATAGCTCACAATATGGGTGCAAATTCAAAAGGAGCAAAGGGGGTTTCACCAGCAGTTAAAATGTATAAAAGAGGTATGAAAATAGGACTAGGAACTGATGGACCGATGAGTGGCAACACTCTTGATATAATAACTCAAATGGCTCTTGTTGGCAAAATTCATAAATTAGTTAATAGAGATAGAACTCTTTTCCCAGCTGCTGAAATAATTGAAATGGCAACTATTGGTGGTGCAAGAGCACTAAATATGGATAAAATTATAGGATCTATTGAGAAGGGAAAAAATGCAGACTTAGTCGTAATCGAAACTAAATCTATGAATATGCAGCCTATATATGATTATTATTCAGCAGTAGTTTATTCTGCTAACCCAGCAAATGTGGATACAGTAATTATAAATGGTAAAGTTCTTGTAAAGGATAGAAAACTTATAGGTATGGATATTAATGATATTATAGATAATGTAAATAGCATTAAAAATAGTATAATTAAATTTTTCTAA
- a CDS encoding adenine deaminase C-terminal domain-containing protein, producing the protein MNPYADELIFSDVLFTFKKGDHMEADLIIKDVYVFNVYFKKFIYGDVSILNGRFLYIGKDCHEKISARNIIEGNKKYLIPGLIDIHMHIESSMTTPTNFANAVIKNGVTTVVADPHEIANVFGIEGIKAMINSDRQHIMDIFYGIPSSVPSTSAKLETTGGQIGIKEVSELIKNDRIWCIGEVMNFKDLVYSEDSLINNIIKLIKKEKPHFKIEGHCPKISGLDLARYIYQGVDADHTQQNPKSIEEKISNGMFLEIQEKSMTKENMEYLISNDLYEHFCFVTDDTMADKLITSHLNGLVKKAIEMGMKPEMAVYASTFIPARRMNFYDRGSIAPGKIADFILLDDLKSFSINEVYKNGELACKGVSEKKEHEFPNHFYKSIKMNPVRDSDFSVKAPVKEGKVKCRIMKVQSNSTFTKEESDFVEVKDWRLSFETSKYALITVFNRYDNTKKRSYGLVSGSVIERGAVASSYAHDHHNLMVMGKNAEDMKAAANWVIKNNGGYCAALNGKIIASLALPVGGILSEEPVESIALNLKKVRMALKKLGYKHNNEIMSFSTLSLPVSPELKITDKGLIRVNTQEIVSLFCE; encoded by the coding sequence ATGAATCCATATGCTGATGAACTTATTTTTTCAGATGTCTTATTTACGTTTAAGAAAGGTGATCATATGGAAGCAGATTTAATCATAAAAGATGTTTATGTTTTTAATGTTTATTTTAAAAAATTTATATACGGTGATGTATCAATATTAAATGGAAGGTTTTTATATATAGGTAAGGATTGTCATGAAAAAATAAGTGCAAGAAATATTATAGAAGGTAATAAGAAATATCTAATACCAGGCCTTATTGATATACATATGCATATTGAAAGTTCAATGACTACACCAACAAACTTTGCAAATGCTGTTATTAAGAATGGAGTTACAACAGTTGTTGCTGATCCACATGAAATTGCAAATGTGTTTGGAATAGAAGGCATAAAAGCTATGATAAATTCTGACAGGCAGCATATAATGGATATATTTTATGGCATTCCAAGTTCTGTACCATCAACATCAGCTAAACTTGAAACTACAGGTGGACAAATAGGCATAAAAGAAGTATCAGAACTTATAAAAAATGACCGTATATGGTGCATTGGTGAAGTTATGAATTTTAAGGATTTAGTTTATAGTGAAGATTCACTTATAAATAATATAATTAAATTGATAAAAAAGGAAAAACCTCATTTCAAAATAGAAGGACATTGTCCTAAAATATCAGGACTTGATCTAGCAAGATATATATATCAAGGGGTAGATGCAGACCATACTCAGCAAAATCCAAAATCCATTGAGGAAAAGATATCAAATGGTATGTTTTTAGAAATTCAAGAAAAATCAATGACGAAAGAAAACATGGAATATTTAATTTCCAATGATTTATATGAGCATTTTTGCTTTGTTACTGATGATACAATGGCAGATAAATTAATTACTTCGCATTTGAATGGACTTGTTAAAAAAGCCATTGAAATGGGTATGAAACCGGAAATGGCTGTTTATGCAAGTACTTTTATTCCAGCAAGAAGAATGAATTTTTATGATAGAGGAAGCATTGCACCTGGAAAGATAGCTGATTTTATTTTATTAGATGATTTAAAATCATTTAGTATAAATGAAGTATATAAAAATGGTGAACTTGCATGTAAGGGTGTTAGTGAAAAAAAAGAACATGAGTTTCCAAATCACTTTTATAAAAGCATTAAAATGAATCCAGTTAGAGACTCAGATTTTTCAGTTAAAGCACCTGTAAAAGAGGGTAAAGTAAAATGCAGAATAATGAAGGTTCAAAGTAATAGTACATTTACAAAAGAAGAAAGTGATTTTGTAGAAGTGAAAGATTGGAGGCTTTCTTTTGAAACTTCTAAGTATGCACTTATTACGGTTTTTAATAGATATGATAATACTAAAAAAAGATCTTATGGACTTGTTTCAGGCAGCGTAATCGAAAGAGGAGCAGTTGCTTCTAGCTATGCTCATGACCATCATAATTTAATGGTAATGGGAAAAAATGCAGAAGATATGAAGGCAGCAGCAAATTGGGTTATTAAAAACAATGGGGGTTACTGTGCAGCTTTGAATGGAAAAATTATAGCAAGTCTTGCTCTTCCCGTTGGTGGAATATTGTCTGAAGAACCAGTCGAGTCCATAGCTTTAAATTTAAAAAAAGTGAGGATGGCATTAAAGAAACTTGGATATAAACATAATAATGAAATAATGTCTTTTAGTACGCTATCTCTTCCAGTAAGCCCGGAACTAAAAATTACGGATAAAGGTCTTATAAGAGTTAATACCCAGGAAATAGTAAGCTTATTTTGTGAGTAA
- a CDS encoding ABC transporter substrate-binding protein, translating into MKKLPLALASIFLLSTLSGCGSAAQSTDSKSDQKQLVISTWGLNEDALQKDVFKPFEKANNVKIVLETGNNGERLTKLKNNPNSNVDIMYLAESFSEQGIQDGLFEKIDYSKVPNAKKVIPKAQKFITEGYGPAYTLNRAAIVYNPEKVKGNIASWKDLWSPDFKGKIAIPDITTTFGPAMVCAASKKDGVDVTSDNGADAFKSLQALKPNIVKTYTKSSDLVNMFSNGEITAAVAADFVYGSIKKAVPSVKFVDPGEGAYLNFNTVNIVKSSKNKELALKFINYVLSAEVEQKTSKDVGESPVNSDVKLQGTETQGLTYGDEVEKSNVLDFKFINKNNKDWIDKWNKIYNN; encoded by the coding sequence ATGAAAAAATTACCTTTAGCTTTAGCATCCATATTTTTGCTATCAACACTTTCTGGATGTGGAAGTGCAGCGCAAAGTACAGATTCAAAAAGTGATCAAAAGCAGCTTGTAATATCAACATGGGGGTTAAATGAAGATGCTCTTCAAAAAGATGTTTTTAAGCCTTTTGAGAAAGCAAACAATGTAAAAATAGTTTTGGAAACAGGAAATAATGGAGAAAGATTAACTAAACTTAAAAATAATCCAAACAGTAACGTTGATATAATGTACCTTGCGGAATCTTTTTCTGAACAAGGCATACAAGATGGATTATTTGAAAAAATTGATTATAGTAAAGTACCAAATGCAAAGAAAGTAATACCTAAGGCACAAAAGTTTATAACTGAAGGATATGGTCCAGCATATACTTTAAATAGAGCAGCTATAGTTTATAATCCTGAAAAAGTAAAGGGAAATATAGCTTCATGGAAAGATTTATGGAGTCCTGACTTTAAGGGTAAAATAGCAATACCTGATATAACAACAACATTTGGACCTGCTATGGTTTGTGCAGCTTCAAAGAAGGATGGTGTTGATGTGACAAGTGATAATGGTGCAGATGCATTTAAATCACTTCAAGCTTTAAAACCAAATATAGTTAAGACATATACTAAATCTTCTGATCTTGTAAATATGTTTTCTAATGGAGAAATAACAGCTGCAGTTGCTGCGGATTTTGTTTATGGTTCAATTAAAAAAGCAGTTCCTTCAGTAAAATTTGTTGATCCAGGCGAAGGAGCATATCTTAACTTTAATACTGTAAATATAGTAAAGAGTTCAAAAAATAAAGAGTTAGCATTGAAATTTATAAATTATGTATTAAGTGCAGAAGTTGAACAAAAAACATCTAAAGATGTAGGAGAATCACCAGTTAACAGCGATGTAAAATTACAAGGTACGGAAACGCAGGGCCTAACATATGGAGATGAAGTTGAAAAATCAAATGTTTTGGATTTCAAGTTTATAAATAAGAACAATAAAGACTGGATTGATAAGTGGAACAAAATTTACAATAATTAG
- a CDS encoding ABC transporter ATP-binding protein: MALINLKDIAVSYDGKTNILKKLNLDIEKGKLVSLLGPSGCGKTTTLRVISGFLEPTGGQFIFDGKDYTKIPVNKRNFGMVFQSYALFPHLNVFDNIAFGLKMRNVDKKTITESVNKFLEIVDLKEYGKRYPAELSGGQRQRVAIARALVIKPDLLLLDEPLSNLDAKLRLKMRVEIRKLQQRFGITTVFVTHDQEECFSISDKVAVMNKGVIEQYDTPEKIYSKPNTEFVAKFVGFENFIDLEYVKDDVFNADHNIEIHIKNHENVPGKIKATVRPDDIKILASDFTDKENILDGTIEVRTYLGKAYQYSVNTKLGSIIVNNGNDEVYDIGNEVKLYLPSNKLIIVKKSEEE; the protein is encoded by the coding sequence ATGGCTTTAATAAATTTAAAAGATATTGCAGTTTCTTATGATGGAAAAACAAATATATTAAAAAAATTAAACCTTGATATTGAAAAGGGAAAGTTGGTTTCACTTCTTGGACCAAGCGGATGTGGAAAGACTACTACATTGAGAGTAATAAGCGGCTTCTTAGAGCCAACAGGTGGTCAATTTATATTTGATGGTAAAGACTATACTAAAATACCTGTTAACAAGAGAAATTTTGGAATGGTATTTCAAAGTTATGCACTTTTCCCTCATCTCAATGTTTTTGATAATATAGCTTTTGGACTCAAAATGAGAAATGTAGATAAAAAAACTATAACTGAGTCAGTTAATAAATTTCTTGAAATAGTAGATTTAAAAGAATATGGCAAAAGGTATCCTGCAGAATTGTCAGGAGGACAAAGACAGAGAGTTGCTATAGCTAGGGCACTGGTTATAAAACCTGATCTTCTTTTGCTAGATGAGCCACTTAGTAATTTAGATGCTAAATTGAGATTAAAAATGAGGGTAGAAATTAGGAAATTGCAGCAGCGTTTTGGAATTACAACTGTTTTTGTAACTCATGATCAGGAAGAATGTTTTTCCATATCAGATAAAGTTGCAGTAATGAATAAAGGTGTAATTGAACAATATGATACTCCAGAAAAAATATATTCAAAGCCTAATACAGAATTTGTTGCAAAGTTCGTAGGATTCGAAAATTTTATTGACTTAGAATATGTTAAAGATGATGTATTTAATGCAGATCACAATATTGAAATTCACATTAAAAATCATGAAAATGTTCCTGGTAAAATAAAAGCTACTGTAAGACCTGATGATATTAAAATATTAGCATCTGATTTTACAGACAAGGAAAATATACTAGATGGAACAATTGAAGTTAGAACATATTTAGGAAAAGCATATCAGTATTCTGTCAATACAAAGCTTGGATCAATTATTGTAAACAATGGAAATGACGAAGTGTATGATATTGGAAATGAGGTAAAGCTTTATTTACCTTCAAATAAATTAATAATTGTTAAAAAATCTGAGGAGGAATAA
- a CDS encoding ABC transporter permease, producing the protein MKKNKLLTLFVFLVYIFLFGPLLIVAVTAFGTDNFIAFPPKHIGIRWFIHVFQSPTFMTTLGISLEVSIAATLIALIVGIPACYVISRNDFRGKKFINNIFLSPVTIPGIVLGFALFRFITITLKMNILTSLLIGHVVIVIPYIIRVIGSSLGGLDYSIEEAAISLGASRIKTFFLVVMPNITSGIIAAFMLAFINSFNNVPVSIFLTGPGVSTLPISMMSYVEYNYDPSVSALSVILMFMTIIIMFIVEKTLGLNYFTK; encoded by the coding sequence ATGAAAAAAAATAAGTTGCTTACATTATTCGTATTTCTTGTATACATATTTCTATTTGGACCGCTTTTGATAGTTGCTGTAACAGCTTTTGGAACAGATAATTTCATAGCATTTCCACCTAAGCATATAGGAATAAGATGGTTTATACATGTTTTCCAGTCACCAACTTTTATGACTACGTTAGGTATAAGTTTGGAAGTATCCATAGCTGCAACTTTAATTGCACTTATTGTTGGAATACCTGCATGTTATGTGATTAGTAGAAATGATTTTAGAGGAAAAAAGTTTATTAACAATATATTTCTATCACCAGTTACAATACCAGGAATAGTACTTGGATTTGCACTTTTTAGATTTATAACAATTACTCTTAAAATGAATATTTTAACTAGCTTATTAATTGGACATGTTGTTATAGTAATTCCATATATAATAAGGGTCATTGGCTCAAGTCTTGGAGGATTGGATTATTCTATTGAAGAAGCTGCTATAAGTCTTGGAGCTTCTAGAATAAAAACATTTTTCCTAGTTGTTATGCCCAATATAACGTCTGGCATAATTGCAGCTTTTATGTTGGCATTTATAAATTCCTTCAATAATGTACCTGTATCTATATTTTTAACAGGACCGGGAGTCAGTACACTGCCAATAAGTATGATGAGTTATGTTGAATACAATTATGACCCTAGTGTTTCAGCTCTTTCAGTCATATTGATGTTTATGACTATTATAATAATGTTTATTGTTGAAAAAACTTTGGGATTAAATTATTTTACAAAATAA
- a CDS encoding ABC transporter permease: MRKKVLYLMLVPGILIILFFLMAPLINILIPTVVSDKGITPKLYLSFFKDSYLMNIFFRTLRIAIITTIACIILGVPVSYYLSRSDKKIRGLLLALTVFPLLTNSIVRAFAWMTILGKNGAINTLLINCHIISEPREILYTEFAIIIGSVYLFLPLMIVSLVGVMENINSDFVEAAQSLGASRIAAFFKVIFPLSVPGMIVGSILVFTGALTAYTTPQLLGGNKNTVLATLIYQKAMTLSDWTGASVVSAVMIIATLIVMFGINKFASRLYERGV, translated from the coding sequence ATGAGAAAAAAAGTACTTTATTTAATGTTAGTACCTGGAATTTTAATAATTTTGTTCTTTTTAATGGCACCACTTATAAATATACTAATTCCTACAGTTGTAAGTGATAAAGGTATTACACCTAAGTTGTACTTATCTTTCTTTAAAGATAGTTATTTAATGAACATATTTTTTCGTACTCTTAGAATAGCAATTATAACGACTATTGCTTGTATAATACTTGGAGTACCAGTTTCTTATTATTTATCAAGAAGTGATAAAAAAATAAGAGGATTACTTCTTGCACTTACGGTATTTCCACTCTTAACCAACTCTATTGTTCGTGCATTTGCATGGATGACTATACTTGGTAAAAATGGAGCTATAAACACGCTACTTATAAATTGCCATATTATAAGTGAACCACGAGAAATTCTTTATACGGAGTTTGCAATAATTATAGGAAGTGTATACTTATTTTTACCCCTTATGATTGTTTCTTTGGTTGGAGTTATGGAAAATATTAATAGTGATTTCGTAGAAGCTGCCCAAAGTCTTGGTGCTAGCAGAATAGCAGCCTTTTTTAAGGTCATTTTTCCACTAAGTGTTCCAGGAATGATAGTGGGAAGTATTCTTGTTTTTACTGGTGCATTAACAGCATATACAACACCCCAACTTCTTGGAGGAAATAAAAACACAGTGCTTGCAACGCTCATATATCAAAAGGCTATGACACTAAGTGATTGGACAGGCGCTTCTGTAGTTTCTGCTGTAATGATCATAGCTACATTGATTGTTATGTTTGGAATTAATAAATTTGCATCAAGATTATATGAAAGGGGTGTATAG
- a CDS encoding nitroreductase family protein, which translates to MPLKTGRFYECAEVKVDKNKCTTCGLCVKVCKGAPLFIENKIVKVDHSRVFGCIACGQCMAACPNKAIKVIGRDITPDDVMELPKFQDRTNYENLKSLMMSRRSVRNYKKQKVEREIIKKILEASATAPNGLGSSDVEVLVLDGNEKVEEFTLDLINILKKNRWLFSPIMLKIYRLFIGKDAYDSLKTFASTAIETFIKNYDEGKNWLTYSAPLAMYFHASPYADPADPYIPATYAMLAAQSLGLGSCMLGTPNVLLNFFGKKIKEKYGIPLKNKNGIMVIFGYSDVKYSFAIKRRFSNIKFY; encoded by the coding sequence ATGCCATTAAAAACTGGTCGATTTTATGAATGTGCTGAAGTTAAAGTAGATAAAAACAAATGTACAACCTGTGGACTTTGTGTAAAAGTATGTAAGGGAGCACCATTATTTATAGAAAATAAAATTGTTAAAGTAGACCATAGTCGAGTATTTGGATGTATTGCTTGTGGACAATGTATGGCAGCTTGTCCAAATAAAGCGATAAAAGTTATTGGCAGAGATATAACGCCAGATGATGTCATGGAATTACCAAAGTTTCAAGACAGAACCAATTATGAAAATTTAAAGTCATTAATGATGTCTCGTAGAAGTGTGAGAAATTATAAAAAACAAAAAGTAGAACGTGAAATAATAAAAAAAATATTAGAAGCATCAGCGACAGCTCCTAACGGTCTTGGAAGTTCCGATGTTGAAGTTTTGGTTTTAGATGGCAATGAAAAAGTGGAAGAATTTACACTGGATTTAATCAATATTTTGAAAAAAAATAGATGGCTGTTTTCACCTATAATGCTTAAAATTTATAGGCTATTTATAGGAAAGGATGCATATGATTCTTTAAAAACTTTTGCTTCAACTGCTATAGAGACATTTATAAAAAATTATGATGAAGGGAAGAACTGGCTAACATATTCTGCACCGTTAGCAATGTATTTTCATGCTTCTCCATATGCTGATCCTGCTGATCCATATATTCCTGCAACTTATGCAATGCTTGCAGCACAATCATTAGGATTAGGAAGTTGTATGCTTGGTACACCAAATGTACTGTTAAACTTTTTTGGAAAGAAAATAAAAGAAAAGTATGGGATACCATTGAAAAATAAAAATGGTATTATGGTCATATTTGGCTATTCTGATGTTAAATATAGTTTTGCGATAAAAAGAAGATTTTCAAATATTAAATTTTATTAG
- a CDS encoding TetR family transcriptional regulator, giving the protein MPKVGMEPIRRSQIINSTLECICKVGIEKMSLDMVAKQANCSKGVISYYFKSKDNLILEAFKAFLSYYGTKINSEVRKNMTPFQILKIVQKNALPEYYNIDKESEPKLNVSEIHGVGSMNIPPAKKAKLFVSFFSRAMVDAKLQAVLHEVYKGDCKGISSIINYGNKVGDFRETDINKSAYAIIALYIGISMLRVVGFKPKEIHDDIDVFWSVLNSMFGK; this is encoded by the coding sequence ATGCCTAAAGTTGGGATGGAGCCTATAAGAAGAAGTCAAATAATTAATTCAACACTAGAGTGTATTTGTAAGGTGGGTATAGAAAAAATGTCACTGGACATGGTGGCAAAACAGGCTAATTGTTCTAAAGGTGTTATTAGTTACTATTTTAAAAGTAAGGACAATCTTATTCTTGAAGCCTTTAAAGCATTTTTAAGCTATTATGGTACAAAGATAAATAGTGAGGTAAGGAAGAATATGACCCCATTTCAAATTCTGAAAATAGTTCAGAAAAATGCTTTGCCAGAGTATTACAACATTGATAAGGAATCGGAACCTAAATTAAATGTATCTGAAATTCATGGGGTGGGGTCAATGAATATTCCGCCAGCAAAAAAAGCTAAGTTATTTGTAAGTTTCTTTTCAAGGGCAATGGTAGATGCAAAGCTGCAGGCAGTTTTACATGAAGTATATAAAGGCGATTGTAAAGGAATTTCATCAATTATTAATTATGGAAATAAGGTTGGTGACTTTAGAGAAACGGATATAAATAAGTCTGCTTATGCAATAATAGCATTGTATATAGGTATAAGCATGCTGAGAGTAGTTGGCTTTAAACCAAAAGAAATCCATGATGATATTGATGTATTTTGGAGTGTTTTAAATAGCATGTTTGGTAAATAG
- a CDS encoding MerR family transcriptional regulator, with protein MNDFISSKKYLTIGAFSKLSGINRKNLIYYDNVGILKPIFVKENGYRYYSYSQLDEVSIILALKDLDIPLKKIKNYMENVSPRNLINLITDQKQKILEELNRLNQMNYIIERRTSNIPVISNISCDKIFLENCKQELLFLGPEMKFHIDNFEEDFISFIDYSKSKKLVYGYPLGVYLDYDGAIEDSIKTYRYFYKVSQNVNVEKTIKPAGLYVITYNNSYLAEDMKNFDKLNEFIENNHLNICGSVYIENMSDEIITKNPNKYYSKMSVKVKKQGIQYGVWK; from the coding sequence ATGAATGATTTTATAAGTTCAAAAAAATATTTAACTATAGGGGCTTTTTCTAAGTTGTCTGGTATAAACAGAAAAAATTTAATATATTATGATAATGTAGGAATATTGAAACCTATATTTGTAAAGGAAAATGGCTATAGGTATTATTCCTATAGTCAATTAGATGAAGTAAGCATTATCCTTGCTTTAAAAGATTTAGATATACCATTAAAGAAAATAAAGAACTATATGGAAAATGTATCTCCTCGTAATCTTATTAACTTAATTACTGACCAGAAGCAAAAAATACTAGAGGAACTCAATAGGTTAAATCAAATGAATTATATTATAGAACGGCGAACTAGTAATATTCCTGTTATATCTAATATTAGTTGTGACAAGATTTTTTTGGAAAATTGTAAGCAAGAATTGTTGTTTTTAGGACCGGAAATGAAATTTCACATTGACAATTTTGAAGAAGATTTTATTAGTTTTATAGATTATTCAAAAAGTAAAAAATTAGTTTATGGTTATCCATTAGGTGTCTATCTTGATTATGATGGGGCAATTGAGGATAGCATCAAAACTTATAGATATTTTTATAAGGTTTCTCAAAATGTAAATGTAGAAAAAACCATAAAGCCAGCAGGACTTTATGTTATAACTTATAATAATAGCTATTTAGCTGAAGACATGAAAAATTTTGATAAATTAAACGAGTTTATAGAGAATAATCATCTTAACATTTGTGGAAGTGTTTACATAGAAAATATGTCAGATGAAATAATAACTAAAAACCCCAATAAATATTACTCAAAAATGTCTGTGAAGGTAAAAAAACAGGGGATACAGTATGGTGTTTGGAAGTAG